The Paraburkholderia hospita DNA segment GAACAGGTCGAGCCGGCCACTTCCCAGGGTTGTGAAAGATCGACAGCCTAATGAAGAGAGTTCCCTGGCGAGCGGTTCGCCTTGCGAATCGAGTTGCCCCTCTTTTCCTTGAGCAATGCGCACGAGTACCGTATGCTTTTTGATTGAGCGCACAGCAAATCGCGTGTCAATGAACAATCGATGTATTTGTACTCCTTATTTCTTGACCAAAAGCGTATCTTCCCTACCCGCAAAGCGATCTGCGATCTAGACAATGCCGCACTGCTTCGATTGCTGATGCCGGTATAAGAGGCAGACGCCAGCGTTCGAGATGGGCTCAGCTATCCGAAACCGGAAAACTCTAAAATTAATTCAAGAGACCTCTTGCGTGCATGATTTCAAAGATAGCCAGGCTCGGGTATCGAAATTCATGAAATAGAGGATTTCCAGAAAGGCTGCCTATTCATCGAACGAATGCTCGATTCAATGTTGTGTGGGGCAGCGAACATTGAATATGGAGACTCCATGACAGATTTATTCGACATCGGCCTGCACGAGGGGCCGACGCCTGTTGCAACAGGTAAGTAAGGACGGGGCAACGACGGAAGGGCATCATGGCACAACCGCGTGCTGTCGATGACGACACGATCAACCTTGTTCACCAGTTCGAAGGCTTGCCCGAGCTCGCCGTTGCAAACATCCATCCTCATCTGGACCCGGTCGGAATATGGACCATAGGCCGGGGACATGCGATTTCTCCCGATGGTCGTTTCGTTCGAGGAAACGCCGGTCTGGATCAAGTCAAAACAATCATCACGTGTTCGTACGTTGACGGACGGCTGCGGCGGCACTGGGGCCGTCAGGACGGTCGCTCTGAGCAAACGCTCAGTCCCTGCGATCTATCCAGCAAAAAGACAATCCGTCCGCGGCATCTTGATCAGTGATCGCCCATGCTCTATGCGTTGACCGTATCGATGTGACAACGGAGGTGACTATGAACCGGTGCTTTGCATGTGACACCCTGGTAGGCATGCCTTCGACAGTCACCCCGCATGCGTCGCTACAGCGGATCCGGGCAGAGGTCGTTGGCCCACCTGCGCACACGGTCACCCGCTATGTCCAATACCGCTGTAACGTTTGCGGCTCATGGATTCATCAGAACACACTGGACGGTTCTCCGGCGGGTCTCTGGTCGGCCGGCGCACCTCAAACCGGTGCTGAAAACAACGCATTCCAGGTGATGCACAACCGGCGCAGGCGTTGATTACAGTAAGCTCACCGAACTGCGGATCGCCCGACACGTTGCTTCGCCTCGGGACGGAACACCTCGCTACCTCAACCGAACGATAGCGTCGATAGCGCCTGTCAGACAGGATCGGGTGGCGAGCCAGCATGCGGATAGCTCAAAAGCGCCGAATTGCCAGCGGGCATGCCCGCGCATGCGAGAACGCGCGCACCTCATCCGCCATGCTCCGCTACGATGCTCGCAATGCTCCAGGCCAGGCATCCCCGTGGCTTTTGCCTTATCCCCGAGTAACGGAGTAGTTGGCATTTTGCAGGATACGCCCCCAGTCATAATCGCAGCGATCAGGCGTATAGGGCATCGTCCCGCCCCCGGGCGTAAATGTCAGCTCCCCGAAAAATATCTGATCGTCACACGAATAGAAATCTACACGCACGTAACCAAGCCCATCGGCCAGCGCCATGGCTACGCTGCTGAGCTCTTCCCAATTCGACGGTCTAGGCACTGCGCGTTCGCTGCGCGCGTAGTCGCCCCAGGCCAGATCAAGTCTGTTCCA contains these protein-coding regions:
- a CDS encoding lysozyme yields the protein MAQPRAVDDDTINLVHQFEGLPELAVANIHPHLDPVGIWTIGRGHAISPDGRFVRGNAGLDQVKTIITCSYVDGRLRRHWGRQDGRSEQTLSPCDLSSKKTIRPRHLDQ